Proteins encoded within one genomic window of Heptranchias perlo isolate sHepPer1 chromosome 35, sHepPer1.hap1, whole genome shotgun sequence:
- the LOC137302534 gene encoding uncharacterized protein isoform X2, giving the protein MCQKFRILEDQTVAHILQEQEIHQHLAANELKNQQVRKNLQVARKLQEEEDEQSRRLVRRLHKQIEDMESGYTQMIQEELDRQEDDRHRQLTYREASRLKSFVRGMERRHEEEERKELETEESDEVPVGQGIRYSQPRSRKPYVGRETEEGAKWCEGGYETRREGGRDCDSNGSKLGEGEAVANGSDKVIKQLGRYQSPVYHSCCVKQTHVMRETSKEGLPHNSRTRSKGHLERPRTRPSYTEETQRAASAKERDDWKRECRSDWSYTEGSEYQVSPGDTCRTKPTIAGSSHRHVQVRADSSRPPPNSHSVFTNGKDLDISHRSVSDSESHPRHRKHKHDTVGIRSHPRSQDSQRPIQIKQNSKGLSNQNSEYVNHPETVRHKGRSQGDHRPLGELAADSHSQLVIKQRAKHLHYPWSPKERLRQQGDQQKEQNGHRPLAVKEQEKQAHRLLAVNEKHVHHPLVVGEKQAHRLLAGNETPVHHPLVVGEKQAHRLLAVNEKHVHHPLVVGEKQAHRPLAVNEKPVHHPLIVGEKQAHRLLAVNEKPVHPLRPKVKEKQVTFLLGPEEREKSAHSPLAIKEKQVQYPLDLKGKQIHSPLAVKQKRVHFPLAVEKKGKDVQNSLFVKEKEVQYPLAIKEKINPAHFPLAVKRNPIQYRLGSKDTEAIIDYLSDKQKENDSSSPKQVNKSTPASRENGYPEKDRDKPAENTFDKTRLLLSQPAGDIQENHAQPMRLQAEKASARNHSSNRSKASSGHARGSRWRDERSQRATNGPKAVDEGWGQSSHRREAHRLRSPVNNIRDRSGRSKSDRSQTPSPLNRQEKTPRSGSGPETVEQRVSEIRTDSPKGRSRIARNGATVPSWCNDETLIGLQEVELRKAQLRKTKADEKLAQLAQDEEFAMNLLRKEVTALSVSKGRKQPARSHAGQDSPDRGNERSPRSCSPRSVNVDSAEQTQVPKSAYF; this is encoded by the exons A TGTGCCAAAAGTTCCGGATCCTAGAAGATCAAACAGTCGCCCATATCCTGCAAGAACAGGAGA TTCACCAGCATCTTGCTGCCAACGAGCTGAAGAACCAGCAAGTTCGAAAGAACCTGCAGGTGGCAAGAAaactgcaggaggaggaggatgagcagagcAGGCGTCTCGTCCGAAGGCTACACAAACAAAT TGAGGACATGGAGAGCGGTTACACTCAGATGATCCAGGAGGAGTTAGACCGGCAAGAGGACGACAGGCATCGGCAGCTCACGTACAGAGAG gCGAGCAGGTTGAAATCGTTTGTGAGGGGGATGGAACGGCGACACGAGGAAGAAGAGAGGAAGGAGCTTGAGACAGAGGAGAGTGATGAAG TTCCCGTGGGGCAAGGAATTCGCTACAGTCAACCCAGGTCTCGCAAGCCCTACGtcgggagagagacggaggagggggCTAAATGGTGTGAGGGAGGGTACGAGACCAGGAGAGAGGGAGGCCGTGACTGCGACAGCAATGGATCGAAACTAGGAGAGGGAGAGGCCGTGGCCAATGGGTCTGACAAGGTTATCAAACAACTGGGAAGGTACCAGTCTCCAGTGTACCACTCCTGTTGTGTTAAACAAACACACGTGATGAGGGAGACCTCCAAGGAAGGGCTTCCTCACAATTCACGTACGAGGTCAAAGGGCCATCTGGAGAGGCCCAGAACTCGGCCTTCTTATACTGAAGAGACCCAACGAGCAGCAAGTGCCAAAGAAAGAGACGACTGGAAGCGGGAATGTCGCTCGGATTGGAGTTATACTGAGGGCAGTGAGTATCAGGTGTCCCCCGGAGACACCTGCCGAACGAAGCCAACGATCGCTGGTAGCTCCCACCGGCACGTCCAGGTGAGAGCTGATTCTTCCAgacctccccccaactcccattCAGTATTTACCAACGGGAAGGATCTCGATATCTCTCACCGGAGTGTATCTGATTCAGAGTCACACCCGAGGCATCGTAAACACAAACACGACACCGTGGGCATCCGGTCCCATCCCAGGTCTCAGGACAGCCAACGTCCCATCCAAATCAAACAGAACAGCAAAGGATTGTCTAACCAGAACTCTGAGTATGTAAATCACCCTGAGACCGTCAGACACAAAGGCAGAAGCCAAGGGGATCACAGGCCACTGGGAGAGCTCGCAGCAGATAGCCACAGCCAATTGGTTATTAAGCAGAGAGCCAAGCACCTCCATTATCCATGGAGTCCTAAAGAGAGGCTGCGGCAGCAGGGGGATCAACAGAAGGAACAGAATGGGCATCGTCCATTGGCTGttaaagagcaggagaaacaaGCCCACCGACTATTGGCTGTCAATGAAAAGCATGTCCATCACCCATTGGTTGTTGGTGAAAAGCAAGCCCATCGTCTATTGGCTGGCAATGAAACGCCCGTCCATCACCCATTGGTTGTTGGTGAAAAGCAAGCCCATCGTCTATTAGCTGTCAATGAAAAGCATGTCCATCACCCATTGGTTGTTGGTGAAAAGCAAGCCCATCGTCCATTGGCTGTCAATGAAAAGCCCGTCCACCACCCATTGATTGTTGGTGAAAAGCAAGCCCATCGTCTATTAGCTGTCAATGAAAAGCCCGTCCACCCATTGCGCCCCAAAGTGAAAGAAAAACAAGTCACTTTCTTATTGGGTCCTGAAGAAAGGGAAAAGTCTGCCCACTCCCCattggctattaaagaaaagcaaGTCCAATATCCATtggacttgaagggaaaacaaattcattccccattggcTGTCAAGCAAAAGCGCGTCCATTTCCCATTGGCTGTCGAAAAGAAGGGAAAAGATGTCCAAAATTCATTGTTTGTTAAGGAAAAGGAGGTTCAATACCCATTGGCTATCAAAGAGAAGATAAACCCAGCTCATTTCCCATTGGCTGTCAAGAGAAATCCTATCCAATACCGATTGGGCAGCAAGGACACAGAAGCGATTATTGATTACCTATCGGATAAACAGAAAGAAAATGATTCGTCATCTCCAAAACAAGTCAACAAATCGACACCTGCTTCCAGGGAGAACGGCTATCCAGAAAAGGACAGAGACAAACCCGCTGAAAACACATTTGACAAAACAAGGTTGTTACTATCCCAACCAGCTGGTGACATTCAAGAGAATCACGCTCAACCAATGCGTCTGCAAGCAGAGAAAGCTTCCGCCAGGAACCATAGCAGCAATCGCTCCAAGGCATCGTCCGGTCACGCGAGAGGCTCTCGATGGAGAGATGAACGGTCACAGAGGGCAACAAATGGACCAAAG GCAGTAGATGAAGGGTGGGGGCAGAGCAGTCATCGGAGAGAAGCTCACCGGCTGAGGTCCCCAGTCAACAATATCAGGGACCGATCAGGAAGAAGCAAATCTGACCGCAGTCAAACACCCTCGCCATTAAACCGGCAGGAGAAAACACCCCGTTCAGGTTCAGGACCGGAAACAG TGGAACAGAGAGTCTCAGAAATCAGAACAGACTCTCCCAAAGGCAGATCCAGGATCGCAAGGAACGGGGCCACTGTTCCCTCCTGGTGCAACGATGAGACACTGATCGGTCTTCAGGAGGTGGAATTGAGA AAAGCTCAGCTCCGAAAGACAAAGGCGGATGAGAAACTGGCCCAGTTGGCTCAGGATGAG GAGTTCGCCATGAACCTGCTGAGGAAGGAGGTGACGGCTTTGAGTGTGAGTAAAGGACGGAAGCAGCCTGCTCGGTCACACGCGGGACAGGATTCCCCAGATCGGGGGAACGAGAGGTCTCCCAGAAGCTGCAGTCCCCGCTCAGTGAACGTCGACTCG GCTGAACAAACGCAAGTGCCAAAGTCGGCTTACTTCTGA
- the LOC137302534 gene encoding uncharacterized protein isoform X1: MDDGETGLNRVQDVCQKFRILEDQTVAHILQEQEIHQHLAANELKNQQVRKNLQVARKLQEEEDEQSRRLVRRLHKQIEDMESGYTQMIQEELDRQEDDRHRQLTYREASRLKSFVRGMERRHEEEERKELETEESDEVPVGQGIRYSQPRSRKPYVGRETEEGAKWCEGGYETRREGGRDCDSNGSKLGEGEAVANGSDKVIKQLGRYQSPVYHSCCVKQTHVMRETSKEGLPHNSRTRSKGHLERPRTRPSYTEETQRAASAKERDDWKRECRSDWSYTEGSEYQVSPGDTCRTKPTIAGSSHRHVQVRADSSRPPPNSHSVFTNGKDLDISHRSVSDSESHPRHRKHKHDTVGIRSHPRSQDSQRPIQIKQNSKGLSNQNSEYVNHPETVRHKGRSQGDHRPLGELAADSHSQLVIKQRAKHLHYPWSPKERLRQQGDQQKEQNGHRPLAVKEQEKQAHRLLAVNEKHVHHPLVVGEKQAHRLLAGNETPVHHPLVVGEKQAHRLLAVNEKHVHHPLVVGEKQAHRPLAVNEKPVHHPLIVGEKQAHRLLAVNEKPVHPLRPKVKEKQVTFLLGPEEREKSAHSPLAIKEKQVQYPLDLKGKQIHSPLAVKQKRVHFPLAVEKKGKDVQNSLFVKEKEVQYPLAIKEKINPAHFPLAVKRNPIQYRLGSKDTEAIIDYLSDKQKENDSSSPKQVNKSTPASRENGYPEKDRDKPAENTFDKTRLLLSQPAGDIQENHAQPMRLQAEKASARNHSSNRSKASSGHARGSRWRDERSQRATNGPKAVDEGWGQSSHRREAHRLRSPVNNIRDRSGRSKSDRSQTPSPLNRQEKTPRSGSGPETVEQRVSEIRTDSPKGRSRIARNGATVPSWCNDETLIGLQEVELRKAQLRKTKADEKLAQLAQDEEFAMNLLRKEVTALSVSKGRKQPARSHAGQDSPDRGNERSPRSCSPRSVNVDSAEQTQVPKSAYF; this comes from the exons ATGGATGATGGGGAGACGGGACTGAATCGAGTCCAAGATG TGTGCCAAAAGTTCCGGATCCTAGAAGATCAAACAGTCGCCCATATCCTGCAAGAACAGGAGA TTCACCAGCATCTTGCTGCCAACGAGCTGAAGAACCAGCAAGTTCGAAAGAACCTGCAGGTGGCAAGAAaactgcaggaggaggaggatgagcagagcAGGCGTCTCGTCCGAAGGCTACACAAACAAAT TGAGGACATGGAGAGCGGTTACACTCAGATGATCCAGGAGGAGTTAGACCGGCAAGAGGACGACAGGCATCGGCAGCTCACGTACAGAGAG gCGAGCAGGTTGAAATCGTTTGTGAGGGGGATGGAACGGCGACACGAGGAAGAAGAGAGGAAGGAGCTTGAGACAGAGGAGAGTGATGAAG TTCCCGTGGGGCAAGGAATTCGCTACAGTCAACCCAGGTCTCGCAAGCCCTACGtcgggagagagacggaggagggggCTAAATGGTGTGAGGGAGGGTACGAGACCAGGAGAGAGGGAGGCCGTGACTGCGACAGCAATGGATCGAAACTAGGAGAGGGAGAGGCCGTGGCCAATGGGTCTGACAAGGTTATCAAACAACTGGGAAGGTACCAGTCTCCAGTGTACCACTCCTGTTGTGTTAAACAAACACACGTGATGAGGGAGACCTCCAAGGAAGGGCTTCCTCACAATTCACGTACGAGGTCAAAGGGCCATCTGGAGAGGCCCAGAACTCGGCCTTCTTATACTGAAGAGACCCAACGAGCAGCAAGTGCCAAAGAAAGAGACGACTGGAAGCGGGAATGTCGCTCGGATTGGAGTTATACTGAGGGCAGTGAGTATCAGGTGTCCCCCGGAGACACCTGCCGAACGAAGCCAACGATCGCTGGTAGCTCCCACCGGCACGTCCAGGTGAGAGCTGATTCTTCCAgacctccccccaactcccattCAGTATTTACCAACGGGAAGGATCTCGATATCTCTCACCGGAGTGTATCTGATTCAGAGTCACACCCGAGGCATCGTAAACACAAACACGACACCGTGGGCATCCGGTCCCATCCCAGGTCTCAGGACAGCCAACGTCCCATCCAAATCAAACAGAACAGCAAAGGATTGTCTAACCAGAACTCTGAGTATGTAAATCACCCTGAGACCGTCAGACACAAAGGCAGAAGCCAAGGGGATCACAGGCCACTGGGAGAGCTCGCAGCAGATAGCCACAGCCAATTGGTTATTAAGCAGAGAGCCAAGCACCTCCATTATCCATGGAGTCCTAAAGAGAGGCTGCGGCAGCAGGGGGATCAACAGAAGGAACAGAATGGGCATCGTCCATTGGCTGttaaagagcaggagaaacaaGCCCACCGACTATTGGCTGTCAATGAAAAGCATGTCCATCACCCATTGGTTGTTGGTGAAAAGCAAGCCCATCGTCTATTGGCTGGCAATGAAACGCCCGTCCATCACCCATTGGTTGTTGGTGAAAAGCAAGCCCATCGTCTATTAGCTGTCAATGAAAAGCATGTCCATCACCCATTGGTTGTTGGTGAAAAGCAAGCCCATCGTCCATTGGCTGTCAATGAAAAGCCCGTCCACCACCCATTGATTGTTGGTGAAAAGCAAGCCCATCGTCTATTAGCTGTCAATGAAAAGCCCGTCCACCCATTGCGCCCCAAAGTGAAAGAAAAACAAGTCACTTTCTTATTGGGTCCTGAAGAAAGGGAAAAGTCTGCCCACTCCCCattggctattaaagaaaagcaaGTCCAATATCCATtggacttgaagggaaaacaaattcattccccattggcTGTCAAGCAAAAGCGCGTCCATTTCCCATTGGCTGTCGAAAAGAAGGGAAAAGATGTCCAAAATTCATTGTTTGTTAAGGAAAAGGAGGTTCAATACCCATTGGCTATCAAAGAGAAGATAAACCCAGCTCATTTCCCATTGGCTGTCAAGAGAAATCCTATCCAATACCGATTGGGCAGCAAGGACACAGAAGCGATTATTGATTACCTATCGGATAAACAGAAAGAAAATGATTCGTCATCTCCAAAACAAGTCAACAAATCGACACCTGCTTCCAGGGAGAACGGCTATCCAGAAAAGGACAGAGACAAACCCGCTGAAAACACATTTGACAAAACAAGGTTGTTACTATCCCAACCAGCTGGTGACATTCAAGAGAATCACGCTCAACCAATGCGTCTGCAAGCAGAGAAAGCTTCCGCCAGGAACCATAGCAGCAATCGCTCCAAGGCATCGTCCGGTCACGCGAGAGGCTCTCGATGGAGAGATGAACGGTCACAGAGGGCAACAAATGGACCAAAG GCAGTAGATGAAGGGTGGGGGCAGAGCAGTCATCGGAGAGAAGCTCACCGGCTGAGGTCCCCAGTCAACAATATCAGGGACCGATCAGGAAGAAGCAAATCTGACCGCAGTCAAACACCCTCGCCATTAAACCGGCAGGAGAAAACACCCCGTTCAGGTTCAGGACCGGAAACAG TGGAACAGAGAGTCTCAGAAATCAGAACAGACTCTCCCAAAGGCAGATCCAGGATCGCAAGGAACGGGGCCACTGTTCCCTCCTGGTGCAACGATGAGACACTGATCGGTCTTCAGGAGGTGGAATTGAGA AAAGCTCAGCTCCGAAAGACAAAGGCGGATGAGAAACTGGCCCAGTTGGCTCAGGATGAG GAGTTCGCCATGAACCTGCTGAGGAAGGAGGTGACGGCTTTGAGTGTGAGTAAAGGACGGAAGCAGCCTGCTCGGTCACACGCGGGACAGGATTCCCCAGATCGGGGGAACGAGAGGTCTCCCAGAAGCTGCAGTCCCCGCTCAGTGAACGTCGACTCG GCTGAACAAACGCAAGTGCCAAAGTCGGCTTACTTCTGA
- the LOC137302537 gene encoding decreased expression in renal and prostate cancer protein-like: MPCHVGPGPSPGTLPHGTGPFPWRPAPWDRGPSPGVLPHGTGALPLAPCPVGPGPSPGALPHGAGPFPWRPVGPGPSPGALPRGTGPFPWRPAPWDRALPLAPCPVGPGPSPGTLPRGTGALPLAPCGTGPFPWHPAPWDRGPSPGALWDRALPLAPCPVGPGPSPGALPRGTGPFPWRPAPWDWGPSPGALPHGTGPFPWRPVGPGPSPGALPRGTGPFPWRPAPWDRALPLAPCGTGPFPWRPALWDRGPSPGALPHGTGPFPWRPAPWDRALPLAPCPVGPGPSPGALWDRALPLAPCPVGPGPFPWRPAPWDRALPLAPCPVGPGPSPGALPCGIWCPALDP; encoded by the coding sequence ATGCCCTGCcatgtgggaccgggcccttcccctggcacCCTGCCCcatgggaccgggcccttcccctggcgcCCTGCCCCGTGGGACCGGGGCCCTTCCCCTGGCGTCCTGCCTCATGGGACCGGGGCCCTTCCCCTGGCGCCCTGCcccgtgggaccgggcccttcccctggcgcCCTGCCCCATGGggccgggcccttcccctggcgccccgtgggaccgggcccttcccctggcgcCCTGCcccgtgggaccgggcccttcccctggcgcCCTGCcccgtgggaccgggcccttcccctggcgcCCTGCcccgtgggaccgggcccttcccctggcacCCTGCCCCGTGGGACCGGGGCCCTTCCCCTGgcgccctgtgggaccgggcccttcccctggcacCCTGCCCCGTGGGACCGGGGCCCTTCCCCTGgcgccctgtgggaccgggcccttcccctggcgcCCTGCcccgtgggaccgggcccttcccctggcgcCCTGCcccgtgggaccgggcccttcccctggcgcCCTGCCCCGTGGGACTGGGGCCCTTCCCCTGGCGCCCTGCCCcatgggaccgggcccttcccctggcgccctgtgggaccgggcccttcccctggcgcCCTGCcccgtgggaccgggcccttcccctggcgcCCTGCcccgtgggaccgggcccttcccctggcgccctgtgggaccgggcccttcccctggcgccctgccctgtgggaccggggcCCTTCCCCTGGCGCCCTGCCCcatgggaccgggcccttcccctggcgcCCTGCcccgtgggaccgggcccttcccctggcgcCCTGCcccgtgggaccgggcccttcccctggcgccctgtgggaccgggcccttcccctggcgccctgccctgtgggaccggggcCCTTCCCCTGGCGCCCTGCcccgtgggaccgggcccttcccctggcgcCCTGCcccgtgggaccgggcccttcccctggcgcCCTGCCCTGTGGGATCTGGTGCCCTGCACTCGACCCCTAA